The Candidatus Coatesbacteria bacterium genome segment CCTTGAGGGCCCGGACACCGGCGCGGTAGTCCTCGAGGCGGCCGTTGGAGCAACTGCCGATGAAGGCGCTGTTGAACTCCCGCCCCTGGACGCCCTCGGAGGCGACGGGGACGACGTTGGTCGGCAGGTGGGGCACGGCGATGACCGGGCGCAGGCCGTCGACGGTGTAAGTCAGCTCACCCTCGTAGGCGGCGTCGCTGTCGGCGCGCAGCGGCTCGAGGTCGCGACCGGCGCGGCGCTCCAGTTCGGCGTGGACGGTGTTGGAGTGGGCGAAGAAGGGGATCTTGATGTTCAGCTCGGTCATGTGGCTGGCCAGGGTCAGGCGACCGGCCAGGTCGAGGGCGTCGATCGCCGGGCCGTAGAACTCGACGGCGCGGTAGTTGGCGATGTCGGCGCCGAGCTTGGCCATCAGGAACAGGGTCAGGTCCTTGGCGGCGACGGGGTCCGCGAGGGAGCCCTCGACGTTGACCCGCAGGGTCGGCGGGCACTTGAACCACAGCTTGCCGGTCTTCCAGGCAGCCACCAGGTCCGTGGTGCCGCAGCCCGTGGCGAAGCAGTTGGCCGCGCCGAGGAGGTTCATGTGGCTGTCGGTGCCGACGACGACCTCGCCGGGCAGGATGCGGCCGTGCTCGAGCAGGACGTGCTGGCCGATGCCGGCGTTGACGTCGTAGACGCTTGCGATGCCGTGCTTGGCGGCGAACTCCCGGCAGATGCGCTGGTTCTCGGCCACCTTGGTGACCTTGGCCGGGGCCTGGTAGTCGAAGGTCATGGCGATGCGGTCGGGGTCGGCGGGCCTTTCGTCGCCGAAGTGCTCCTCGTACTCGAGGACGACGTTGGGTCCGCCGAAGTCGCGGACCACGGCGAGGTCGACGTCCAGCCAGACGCGCTCCAGGGGCTGAACGTCCCGCCGCGCGGCGTTACTGAAAATCTTCTCGATGACGGTTTTACCGGGCATGGTCACCTGGTTCCTTTCTTGCGGGACACCGCGGACTGGATCTGATAGATCGTACGATGCATGGGGTTGCGAAAGGCGTAGCTGATGGGCTTTTTACGTCCACCGCCCTCTTTGATCAGAATCCCTCTTTCGCTGAGCTCGCCGGTCTTCACGGTCAAAGCTTGCGCAATGATATCTAGTCGATCCAACAACGGACGTCGCGGACACAATGGCTCTTCATAGTTGGCGATTGTACTGAGTATTTCTTCATATTGCTCACTGGTCAAGCCTTCAAGATCATGTTTGAAGTGTTTACGATAAAGCGCGTCCAGTGCCCCCTGGATAGTGTTATCATTTCCATTTACCGCAAGCTCCAACTCAGCCTCGCTGAGTGGGGATTTCTTTATCTTACCCACTTCGAAAAGCCAAAAACCGATTTCTTGTAGAAAACCTGGGAATCCCGATGATAAGCGAGCGGCTTCATACAGCGTTGCTTCTTCGATTTCCAGATTGGGAACGCAGTGTTTCGCCAGGGTATCGTGCAAGAAGCCCCGAGATTCCTCGTCGGTTAAGGGTCCCAACTCAACATAGCGAAACAAGCGTTGGAATGACTCATGATCGCTGCGGAAGCGTTCATCGTCCTGAGGGGTGGCCGTAATCAACAGCATGACGTTTCGCTGTCGATGATGATCAGAGCTTCCAGTAGATCCTGGAGCAGATTCGCGGCGCCGGTAATATGCGAAAGCTGTCGCGTCTCATCGAGAATGTAGAGGTAGGCGTACTTTCCACTACCATAGTCCCGGAGCAAACGGATGATCATCTCCGAGAGATGCAATCGTAGATTGATCCGTTCCCTATCGGCAAACTCGATCCCCAGCGGTCCGATCGTCAGCCCCCGGATACCCCGCAGATGGTTCAACTGCTAATCGCCGCTCCCCAACAGCTTGCGGAAATCGTTCAGCATCAGCAGGGCAGCTTCGTTGAGATTGCTACAGCTACCGAACCGGCGGAAGGCGACCTTGAAGGACAGCTCGTCGATCGAGGCCCGTTTGTGGATATCCGGCGCGGCTTCCTCGATGTAATCGGCCAGCGAGGTTTTTCCCAGCCAAGGTTCAGCCCTAACGAGAATATGCCTTGATCGTCTCTTCAGTGTTTGTACCAAAGCCTGATTGATCGTTGCCAGCTCCCTCTTGCGGCCGGCAAACAGCCGCGGATCAACCGGATTGTCCGGTTCAAAGGCGTTAAAACTGTAGCCGTTGAGAGTCATCAGACCAACCTCGATTACTAACTACAGGCTTTCCAGCAACTCGACCAGCGTCCGGACGCCGAAGCCCGTCGCGCCCTTGCGGTAGGGGCCGTAGGGCTTGTCGGTGAACTCCTTGCCGGCGATATCCAGATGGGCCCAAGGGGTGTCTCCGGCGAAGCGTTCGAGGAACTTGGCCGCGCTGATCGTCCCGGCGGGCTTGCCGCCGGTGCTCTTGATCTCGGCGATGTCACTCTCCAGCCGCTCGGCGTAGTGCTCGAAGAGGGGCAGTTCCCAGAACAGCTCCCCGGTGCGCTCGACGCCGCCGAGGAGCTTGTCGCGCAACAGCTCGTCGTTGGTCAGCAGGGCGCCGACGCGGACTCCGAGGGCCACCATCGAGGCCCCGGTCAGGGTGCAGATGTCGAGGAGGCGCTCCGCGCCCTGCTCCCGGGCCCAGCAGAGGCCGTCGGCCAGGGTCAGTCGGCCCTCGGCGTCGGTGTTGCCGATTTCCACGCTCGGTCCGGCGAAGCTCTTGATGACATCGGAGGGCTTGTAGGCGTTGCCGTCGACGGCGTTGACGACGGCGGGGACGACAGCCAGGACATCGACGGGCAGCTCGAGCTCGGCCGCCGCCAGCATGGCGCCGACGACGGCGGCGGAGCCGCCCATGTCGCCCTTCATCAGCTCCATCCCGGAGCCCTTGAGGTTGTAGCCGCCGCTGTCGAACATCACGCCCTTGCCGACCAGGCCGAGGGCGGGTTTGTCGCCGTCGGCGCCGTGGTGCCGCAGGACGACGAAGCGCGGCTCCTCGGCGGCGCCCCGGGCCACGGCCCAGATCAGTTCCATGCCTTGTCGGCGGATCCAGGCGGCGTCGTGGACCTCGACCTGCAGGCCGACCTCAGCGGCCCGCTCGGCGACGCGGCGGGCGAACTCGACGGGGGTCAGCACGTTGACCGGCTCGCTGACCAGCTCCCGGGCGAAGTTCTGGGCGCGGGCGACGATTGCGGCCCGGTGCAGGGCGGCGTCCAGCTCGGGATTGCCGAGGACGCTCAGTTCCTCGACCCGGGGCCGCTCGCGCTGCTCGGCGGAGCGGTAGCGGTCAAAGCGGAAAGTGGCCAGCCCGGCGGCCAGACCCAGATGGTGGGCGGCGAAATCCGCCCCGTCGCCCAGAGGCGGCGGCGCGGCGCTGAAGGTCTTCAAGCCCAGTTTCTCGACCCGGCCGACGATCCCGACCACGGCCTCGTGCAGGCGCTCAACGGTCAAGTCGTCCCGCTCGCCCAGACCGACCAGCAGCAGGCGCCGCGGCCCGGCGGCGGGACGCAACAGCTCCAGTCGGCCCGCCTTGCCGCCGAATTCATCGGCCGCCGACAGCTCGCGCACCCGGGCGGCCGTCCCTTCGTCCAGCAGTTCGAGCGGGGGATAGCAGTCCCCGTCGGCGAAACAGAACAGGGCCAACAGCGGGGTTTCAGCGGCGGCGGTCTCCGGGGGACGGCGGGTCAGCTTCAAGACTGTTTCCTTCCGGGAGGGAGCGCTTGCAAGCTCGAGCAGCTCCTCGAGCAGGTCGATGTTGTTCAATGCCGACAACGGCGCACCCGACGAGCCGAGCTCAGCCGGTCGGCGAACCGGGTGAGCGCGGGATGCCACCAATTAAGCCTCATCGGGGCCTCGTCGGGGCTACTTGAATTCCTTCTTCAGCGAGTGGAACCAGGTGAAATCGGCCTGGTGGATGATGATCGCCTCCGGTGTCCGCGGGGTGCGATCGCCCTCGAAGGAATGGGAGCCGATCATGTGGGCGATCTTGATCGGCAGTCCGACCTCCATCGCCAGCCAGACGCCGGAGACGGGGTGGCGCAGGTAGCGGCCGATGCGGCTCTTGACGTACTTGCCGTCCTGCTTGGAATACTCGATGGGCTTGCCGACGTCGTGGAGCAGCGCCCCGGCGATGACGTACTGGTGGTTGACGGTCACGCCGTCCTGGCGCATTTGGTTCATCACTCCGGCCATGGCGTCGGCCATCAGGGTCACCCCGCGGGTGTGATCGAAAAGGGTGACCTCGGTGTCGATCAGCAGGGTGAAGGGCAGCTCGAGCATCTCCTCGAAGGACCACTCGCCGATCTCGATAGCGCGCATCCAGCACTCGACGCACTTCTCGCGCAGCTCGGGGTCCTCGACCAGCTTGAACTCGGGGAGGGCGGCCAGCAGTTGTTCGAACATGGTTATCACCTATCGATAGGTTGGGGTTCTAGGGAGCGTAGAGCAGCTCGAAGCGATCGCCGACGAGGGCGAAGACGGGACTCCCGCCGGAGGCTTCCAGGCGGACCTCGCCGGGGGTGAAGTCGACGCCCGGCGGAGTGTAGGCGTTGTTATGGGCCCGGGCAAGGGCGCCGTCGGCCGAGGTCTGCAGCAGCGTATCCCCCGTCCTCCGACCGTCGTAACCCCAATCATCGAGGTCGCCGACGACGGTGTAGGTGGCGCAGCGGAACTCGACGAACGAGCCCAACTCGTGCTCCAGCCGGTAGGGCATCCCCCAGGCGTAGTTGTAAACCGGGGTCGGCAGAGGGACCGCCTCGCGGCTGAAAAACCAGGGCACGGTCATCAGGGTCAGCGAGCCGCTGTCGATGATTGTTTGGCGCTGGGCCGTCAGATCGGCGGTCAGCGCGTCGCCGGCTTCGGCGCAGCGCCGCCAGTGCAAGGCGCCGCTGAGACCGGCGACTAGATAGTAACCGAGGAGCAGGGCGAAGGCAATCCCACCGACGATTTTTCGCCGACGCCAAAGCTCCCGCAGCAACCAGGCCAACCCCAGGACGAAGCCGGGCACGATGAAGTAATAGTACCAGAGGTTGAAGGCGAAGCTGACCGGGGCCAGGTTGATGATAATCCACAGCAGGGCCAGACCGGGCGGGCTGGTCAGCGCGGCGGCGAGGCGCCCCCTTGCCGTCCGCCGAGCGCTGCGGACCGTCCCCCACACCAGGGGGCCGAGGCAAACCAGCGCGGCGACGAGGGCCGGCAGCAGGGCCAGGGGACGCGAAACGGTCTTGAGTTCGGCCACCCCGGGCAGCAACGCCAGGTAGTAAACCAGCCGCTGGGGCAGTCCACGGAGGGTGAGCGGCAGATCGCCGCCCAGACCGAAGACCAGCCGCCAGCCGTAGTAAAGGACCACCACGGCCAGAGAGACGGCCAGCACGATCAACAGATTCCGCTTGAACGGTCGTTCTGCCGTTCTCGCCCGCCACCAGACCAGCAGACCGGCCAGGGCCGGCGCGACCAGGACGGCCTCCTTGGCCAGCAGGGCCGCGAGCTGGACCAGGGCGGCGACGGCCAACCAGGAGCGGCGTCGCCAGCCCTCACTCTCGCTCTCGCTCCAGCGTAAATAGGCGTAGAGCGCGCCGAGCATCAAGGGCAGGGCCAGGGCGTCGGAGCGATCGCCCACCCAGAGGGTGGTGTGCATCACCAGGGGGTGAACGGCGAACAACAGGGCTGCCGCGGCGCCCCACAGCCGGGAGGAAAGCAAACGGCGCGCCAGCCCGTAGAGGGCCAGGCACGCCAGCCAGTGCAGCAGGAGTTGGATCAGATGATGGGGCGTCGGCGCATCGCCCAGCAGGCGATTGGTCAAATCCAGGCTGAGCGTGGTCAGCGGCCGGTAGTAGTCGCTGTAGTTGTAGGGTCGGGTGAAGTGGGCCGCCAGGGGCTCGGCGCGGACACCGGGGTTAACCACCAGGCTGTAACCGTCGGAGACCAGACTGGTGTCGATGCTCGGGCCGAAACACAACAGGACCACCAACAGGGTCAGGGCGGCGACGAGGGGCGTCGCCCA includes the following:
- a CDS encoding homoaconitate hydratase family protein, producing the protein MPGKTVIEKIFSNAARRDVQPLERVWLDVDLAVVRDFGGPNVVLEYEEHFGDERPADPDRIAMTFDYQAPAKVTKVAENQRICREFAAKHGIASVYDVNAGIGQHVLLEHGRILPGEVVVGTDSHMNLLGAANCFATGCGTTDLVAAWKTGKLWFKCPPTLRVNVEGSLADPVAAKDLTLFLMAKLGADIANYRAVEFYGPAIDALDLAGRLTLASHMTELNIKIPFFAHSNTVHAELERRAGRDLEPLRADSDAAYEGELTYTVDGLRPVIAVPHLPTNVVPVASEGVQGREFNSAFIGSCSNGRLEDYRAGVRALKAAGGKVHPGVRLTVTPSTHEVAMRMLEEGLYEAYMSAGAMVTNPGCSLCTIGHHGVLAPGDVLLSTSNRNFEGKLGRGGEIYLASPATVAASAARGTITDPADL
- a CDS encoding HD domain-containing protein, giving the protein MFEQLLAALPEFKLVEDPELREKCVECWMRAIEIGEWSFEEMLELPFTLLIDTEVTLFDHTRGVTLMADAMAGVMNQMRQDGVTVNHQYVIAGALLHDVGKPIEYSKQDGKYVKSRIGRYLRHPVSGVWLAMEVGLPIKIAHMIGSHSFEGDRTPRTPEAIIIHQADFTWFHSLKKEFK
- a CDS encoding leucyl aminopeptidase; protein product: MVASRAHPVRRPAELGSSGAPLSALNNIDLLEELLELASAPSRKETVLKLTRRPPETAAAETPLLALFCFADGDCYPPLELLDEGTAARVRELSAADEFGGKAGRLELLRPAAGPRRLLLVGLGERDDLTVERLHEAVVGIVGRVEKLGLKTFSAAPPPLGDGADFAAHHLGLAAGLATFRFDRYRSAEQRERPRVEELSVLGNPELDAALHRAAIVARAQNFARELVSEPVNVLTPVEFARRVAERAAEVGLQVEVHDAAWIRRQGMELIWAVARGAAEEPRFVVLRHHGADGDKPALGLVGKGVMFDSGGYNLKGSGMELMKGDMGGSAAVVGAMLAAAELELPVDVLAVVPAVVNAVDGNAYKPSDVIKSFAGPSVEIGNTDAEGRLTLADGLCWAREQGAERLLDICTLTGASMVALGVRVGALLTNDELLRDKLLGGVERTGELFWELPLFEHYAERLESDIAEIKSTGGKPAGTISAAKFLERFAGDTPWAHLDIAGKEFTDKPYGPYRKGATGFGVRTLVELLESL